In the genome of Hymenobacter sp. DG25B, one region contains:
- a CDS encoding helix-turn-helix domain-containing protein, producing the protein MHDLLCLANSLYQGKRYLIFGVNDPAKGANIVGLEAAEAGRKSQANYIDFVRNQHFAGSIRPEIELVTLVLDGKEIDVLVIFDNPHKPYWLTQDYQDRGRKVKAHHVYTRVGDTNTPLGMSADLLRIEKMWRQRLGLDMLPVERMKHLLGQPEEWFKDLGNKRYAYHQNFPDYRIKFSAPKPFWEPYSYFFTNKNSFLGNATFKLNATTLFELQYVYLDEMRLMLPAPEVEYVELPDRELRYYYYDASTAEGRFLVFLTEGRGRMESRGSTSPFLVFKHEREQQEFNQFLVANAARFEEAEPGYAARHAAKLMQKEGNNATISPFDIGKVVVLYKAWRQGNTLS; encoded by the coding sequence TTGCATGACCTGCTTTGCCTGGCTAACTCCCTGTACCAAGGCAAGCGGTACCTGATTTTTGGCGTTAATGACCCCGCCAAGGGTGCAAACATCGTCGGCCTTGAAGCAGCGGAAGCTGGTCGAAAGAGCCAGGCTAACTATATTGATTTCGTCAGAAACCAGCATTTCGCCGGCAGCATCCGGCCGGAAATTGAACTGGTAACGCTGGTGCTCGACGGCAAGGAAATTGATGTGCTGGTGATTTTCGACAATCCCCATAAGCCCTACTGGCTAACGCAGGATTACCAGGACAGGGGTAGGAAGGTGAAGGCCCACCACGTGTATACGCGGGTAGGCGACACCAATACCCCACTGGGGATGTCTGCTGACTTGCTGCGCATCGAAAAAATGTGGCGGCAACGGCTCGGGCTGGATATGCTGCCGGTTGAGCGTATGAAGCACTTGCTGGGCCAGCCCGAAGAGTGGTTCAAGGACTTGGGCAACAAACGGTATGCCTACCACCAGAACTTTCCCGATTACCGGATTAAGTTTTCCGCCCCGAAGCCTTTCTGGGAGCCCTACAGCTACTTTTTTACCAATAAGAATTCCTTTCTGGGCAACGCTACTTTCAAGCTGAACGCCACTACGCTGTTTGAGCTGCAATACGTTTACCTCGATGAAATGCGGCTTATGCTGCCGGCCCCGGAGGTTGAGTACGTAGAGTTGCCAGACCGGGAATTGCGTTACTACTACTATGATGCGAGTACCGCCGAAGGCCGATTCCTGGTTTTCCTGACCGAAGGCCGCGGCAGGATGGAGTCCAGGGGGAGTACCTCACCATTTCTGGTTTTCAAGCACGAGCGTGAGCAGCAGGAGTTCAATCAGTTTCTGGTCGCCAACGCAGCACGATTTGAGGAGGCAGAACCTGGTTACGCGGCCCGGCACGCAGCCAAGCTGATGCAGAAGGAAGGCAACAACGCTACAATCAGCCCCTTCGATATTGGCAAGGTAGTCGTGCTGTATAAGGCTTGGCGACAGGGTAATACCCTGAGTTAG
- a CDS encoding LexA family protein encodes MSEINLIRVPAPTPTPFLLPYFSCLVPAGFPSPANDHVEVGGLFDLNRLLLRHPDATYLVRVSGESMAGAEIHAGDLLAVDKHLEADHNHVVVAVVEGEVTVKRLVRKGQIWWLMPENPAYSPYEITDPDGLRIWGVVTHVVHELVPGKLHALLHTRE; translated from the coding sequence ATGAGCGAAATAAATTTAATACGGGTCCCAGCGCCTACTCCCACCCCCTTCCTGCTGCCTTATTTCAGCTGCCTAGTACCCGCTGGCTTTCCTTCCCCAGCCAATGACCATGTCGAGGTCGGGGGCCTGTTCGACCTGAACCGGCTGCTGTTGCGGCACCCGGATGCCACGTACCTGGTGCGGGTATCGGGCGAGAGCATGGCGGGAGCCGAAATTCATGCCGGCGACCTGCTGGCCGTGGACAAGCACCTGGAAGCGGACCACAACCACGTCGTCGTCGCGGTGGTCGAGGGCGAGGTAACCGTCAAGCGCTTGGTGCGCAAAGGCCAAATCTGGTGGCTGATGCCGGAAAATCCCGCCTACAGCCCTTACGAGATTACCGACCCGGACGGGCTACGCATCTGGGGCGTGGTGACCCACGTCGTGCACGAGCTGGTACCCGGCAAGCTGCACGCCTTACTTCATACCCGCGAATAG
- a CDS encoding DUF4113 domain-containing protein: MGHRPQYAAKLAAAGVDTAADLARVSDAWARKNLGGVVGARLVQELQGRPCAGLHPSEDGTLRRQSISCSRTFGRPLSAFDDVLAAVAAFLSRAAEKLRRQNDMAHVLTVYISKNRYATNVLPPFSRSATLTLPVGPTADTRVLLNYARALLTRLWEPGTVYYKAGVVLDGLEPPGTGQQLYLFGSPAIPAQDENQRGKKEFPSERPALMASLDALNQRFGRNTVRLASAVLSPAAGGKAVRPPWEGKARWCSPAYTTRLEDLLIVR; the protein is encoded by the coding sequence GTGGGGCATCGGCCGCAGTACGCCGCCAAGCTCGCCGCGGCCGGCGTTGACACGGCCGCTGACCTGGCCCGCGTATCGGACGCATGGGCGCGCAAGAACCTGGGCGGCGTGGTGGGGGCGCGCCTGGTGCAGGAACTGCAAGGTCGTCCCTGCGCGGGGCTGCACCCTTCGGAAGATGGGACGCTGCGGCGGCAAAGCATCAGTTGCTCCCGGACCTTCGGCCGGCCTCTATCGGCCTTTGATGATGTGCTGGCGGCGGTGGCCGCGTTCCTCTCGCGGGCGGCGGAAAAGCTGCGACGGCAAAACGATATGGCCCATGTGCTGACGGTTTACATAAGTAAAAACCGCTATGCTACCAACGTGCTGCCGCCTTTCTCACGCTCTGCTACTCTCACTCTGCCGGTGGGGCCTACGGCTGATACGCGGGTTCTGCTCAACTACGCCCGCGCCCTGCTCACCCGGTTATGGGAACCCGGCACGGTGTACTACAAGGCCGGCGTGGTGCTGGATGGATTGGAGCCGCCCGGCACTGGCCAGCAGTTATACTTATTTGGTTCACCAGCTATTCCCGCGCAGGATGAGAACCAAAGGGGAAAAAAAGAATTTCCTTCGGAGCGGCCCGCTTTGATGGCCAGCCTCGATGCGCTGAACCAACGTTTCGGCCGTAACACCGTGCGTCTGGCCTCAGCGGTCCTATCGCCGGCGGCGGGTGGCAAGGCTGTTAGGCCACCCTGGGAGGGAAAAGCACGATGGTGCTCACCCGCATACACTACCCGGTTGGAAGATTTACTAATCGTCCGGTAG
- a CDS encoding competence protein CoiA family protein, whose translation MATTLKLPYGMQNGRLFHITEVANGLACECVCPSCGAKLVARNQGQVKAPHFAHHQAPDCPFGVQTALHLAAKDIFIQHQTFCLPGASGTFEFTEEYWASFVFDASFYQACIPGDVGEEDRYNFPTRYVTIKRVLLECRTGDIIPDIILETENGPLLVEIAVTHFIDETKREKIKRLGIPAIEIDLSKVVRDITRPQLEELLIHQTVHKSWAFNAKLDAKIADRQTRYFEAARPYFEEEYAEEVRYQQQIEQQAAQEQFRKTHQTAFNELQRKPITVSELPHYGRVEQVLACPCPRYIHEGQTYAKVQTDCFRCTHFRGYGMGRLSVICMYEYTNRHQKAPAERR comes from the coding sequence ATGGCGACGACGTTAAAATTGCCCTATGGAATGCAGAACGGGCGATTGTTCCACATCACGGAGGTAGCAAATGGGTTAGCCTGTGAGTGTGTATGCCCGAGCTGCGGGGCAAAGCTGGTAGCGCGCAATCAGGGGCAGGTAAAAGCCCCTCACTTTGCACACCACCAAGCGCCCGATTGCCCTTTTGGGGTACAGACAGCTCTCCATCTGGCCGCAAAAGACATTTTCATTCAGCACCAGACCTTTTGCCTGCCGGGGGCCAGCGGAACCTTTGAATTTACGGAAGAATACTGGGCCAGCTTTGTTTTTGATGCCTCCTTTTATCAAGCGTGTATTCCCGGCGACGTAGGCGAGGAAGACCGTTACAATTTCCCGACTCGGTACGTCACCATTAAGCGCGTGTTGCTGGAGTGCCGCACCGGGGACATAATACCCGATATCATCTTGGAAACAGAGAACGGTCCACTGTTAGTAGAAATCGCTGTAACGCACTTTATCGATGAGACGAAACGCGAAAAGATTAAGCGGTTAGGCATTCCAGCCATCGAAATTGATTTAAGCAAAGTGGTGCGTGATATTACCCGGCCGCAACTGGAAGAACTGCTAATTCATCAGACGGTCCATAAATCGTGGGCCTTCAATGCGAAGCTCGATGCGAAAATAGCCGACCGCCAAACGCGCTATTTCGAGGCTGCGCGCCCGTATTTTGAGGAAGAATACGCGGAAGAAGTACGATACCAGCAGCAAATAGAGCAACAAGCAGCACAGGAGCAGTTCAGAAAAACACACCAGACAGCGTTCAATGAGTTGCAGCGCAAGCCCATTACCGTGAGTGAACTGCCTCATTACGGCCGCGTAGAGCAAGTATTGGCCTGTCCCTGCCCCCGCTATATACACGAAGGGCAAACCTATGCCAAGGTGCAAACGGACTGTTTTCGCTGCACGCACTTTCGGGGATATGGCATGGGTCGCCTATCCGTCATCTGTATGTATGAGTACACGAATCGTCACCAAAAAGCCCCGGCCGAACGCCGCTAA
- a CDS encoding DUF6166 domain-containing protein codes for MQEMLAGYKHRNHDVYLPYRTGDDIILKREGDRLTVNVPRVFTRHSPDGYEWGYAGSGPAELALNILLLFADYATANPLYQDFKQEFIADLPRTNGTSTISATLIQAWLAMRDSPAEVA; via the coding sequence ATGCAGGAGATGCTTGCCGGATATAAGCATCGTAACCACGATGTATATCTGCCCTACCGGACGGGAGATGACATAATCTTAAAGCGGGAGGGTGACCGCCTGACAGTGAACGTACCCCGCGTGTTCACCCGGCACTCCCCGGATGGCTATGAGTGGGGCTATGCGGGAAGCGGCCCCGCAGAGCTAGCGCTCAATATCCTGCTTCTATTCGCGGACTACGCGACTGCGAACCCCCTTTACCAAGATTTTAAACAGGAATTTATAGCGGACCTGCCCCGCACTAATGGCACCAGCACCATCAGCGCCACGCTGATTCAAGCTTGGCTGGCAATGCGTGATTCTCCTGCAGAAGTAGCGTAA
- a CDS encoding SIR2 family protein — translation MGIERNNVLFLLGAGCSANAGIPVSGEMVANVHRLVEEDPRWQSYRDLYYYLRSSIQFADGIFGNFHAVFNIEKLLIVMAEIEKKERNPVYPFIGAWSNRLLDLAGPNFQRVTELRDLITQELVTHWVKPSAYREAAYYDGFKNLQFGTTGLGFNVKVFSLNYDLCFEKRVGKDNIELGFDENTSEWSYNNFARDEDKSYTLYKLHGSLDWFIDNSTQKLMQSDDTARDPALIFGVSNKLRAIDPYLFYIYEFRRHCFSPDLRLLVCIGYSFADDHINDIIAQAIKNNSQARVLATMYSNTVEEQLAVRKALGLAPDSEQVIFEKTDAKKFLAETLSKEYLAQQFLPMPDSPFAS, via the coding sequence ATGGGCATTGAACGCAACAACGTTTTATTTCTGCTGGGGGCTGGCTGTAGCGCCAATGCCGGCATTCCCGTGTCGGGTGAGATGGTGGCCAACGTACACCGCCTCGTAGAGGAAGACCCCCGATGGCAATCTTACCGCGACCTCTACTATTACCTGCGCAGTTCCATCCAGTTCGCGGACGGCATCTTTGGCAACTTTCACGCGGTGTTCAACATCGAGAAGCTGCTCATCGTGATGGCCGAGATTGAAAAAAAGGAGCGCAACCCAGTCTATCCGTTTATTGGTGCCTGGAGTAACCGCTTACTGGACCTAGCAGGCCCTAACTTTCAGCGAGTGACTGAATTGCGCGATTTAATCACCCAAGAGCTGGTTACTCACTGGGTCAAGCCTTCTGCCTATCGGGAAGCAGCGTACTACGATGGATTCAAGAACCTGCAATTCGGAACTACTGGTTTAGGTTTCAACGTGAAGGTTTTCAGCCTGAACTACGACCTCTGTTTCGAAAAGCGCGTGGGTAAGGATAATATCGAACTAGGTTTTGATGAAAATACCAGCGAGTGGAGCTACAACAACTTTGCTCGCGATGAGGATAAAAGCTACACCTTATACAAGCTGCACGGTTCTCTGGACTGGTTTATTGACAATTCAACCCAGAAACTTATGCAGTCCGATGACACTGCTCGGGACCCCGCGCTGATTTTTGGAGTCAGCAATAAGCTGCGCGCCATCGACCCATACCTGTTCTACATTTATGAGTTCCGCCGGCATTGCTTTTCCCCAGACTTGCGCCTTCTGGTTTGCATCGGCTATAGCTTTGCCGACGACCACATCAATGACATTATCGCACAAGCTATCAAGAACAATTCTCAGGCGCGGGTGCTGGCCACCATGTATAGTAATACGGTTGAAGAGCAACTAGCTGTCCGCAAAGCACTAGGATTAGCTCCGGATAGTGAGCAAGTAATATTTGAAAAGACTGATGCCAAAAAGTTCTTGGCGGAAACGCTGAGCAAAGAATACTTAGCTCAACAGTTTCTTCCTATGCCCGATTCTCCATTTGCATCATAA
- a CDS encoding Piwi domain-containing protein — protein MKDILLSFLEIAQQQFSFIIYRKPYDDAPKTDDSLWVYKLPNALESTIYASYYVSLVPETGFSAFRCEESDNLHLTKRILMAMLAQRVEALNLDHSVRMKKFYNSLEVYTDDYPKGRRAIVFQPYFLQHSQKFGFLIDARFRAHGDHPRLDVEMQKLSFSLDRSGAANRNYYADKFNYSMAKLGQLLPALNPLQWGTTRLTVAQQFTPMPVTALAKKLFVFKNGNTDYTQFNGVRRFGPFQEGPAACTFVFIMEERFKNFANNLFLSLIGKKNPDTFQGMKQMFQVDIGKENVQQIRLQNTSEAELQQAVAAVAQARTDNPDRSVIAVFIEENNHAEEEGVSETYYYLKYHLTRLQIPVQVLSHEKISVEKTLKWSTSNIGLALFAKLGGIPWVVRPSISNCLILGIGSAHKRGTDGSIERYFAYSVCLDSSGIYRKLEVLADDHSHESYLQALQRNLVALLRSPEFASYTKCALHLPFKIKFEEINSIKAAIATVRNIEFKVLKINVKNKFMGFSEHNTRTPYASTLLELNAHEFLVWFEGLHEGKEVLNERISPPVHIEFLNSEHTSKESVYPYLQDVINLTGTNWRGFNAKVKPISIYYSEIIARYCTYFEDFDDFRKDMLSLDTPWFL, from the coding sequence ATGAAGGATATTCTACTGAGTTTTTTAGAGATAGCCCAACAGCAATTTTCCTTCATTATCTACCGGAAGCCTTACGATGACGCTCCCAAAACTGACGACTCACTGTGGGTGTACAAATTGCCCAACGCGTTGGAATCAACGATTTATGCGTCGTACTACGTTTCGTTAGTGCCTGAAACAGGTTTCTCAGCATTCCGGTGTGAGGAAAGCGATAATCTGCATTTGACGAAACGCATCCTTATGGCCATGCTCGCACAGCGAGTAGAAGCATTGAATCTGGACCATTCCGTGCGAATGAAGAAGTTCTATAATTCGTTGGAAGTCTACACGGACGATTACCCCAAAGGCCGCAGGGCAATCGTGTTTCAACCGTATTTTCTTCAGCACTCGCAGAAATTTGGCTTCTTAATCGATGCCCGATTTAGGGCCCATGGTGACCATCCACGGCTCGATGTAGAGATGCAAAAGCTCAGTTTCAGCCTTGACCGTTCTGGCGCCGCTAACCGCAACTACTACGCCGATAAGTTTAATTACAGTATGGCCAAGCTGGGGCAGTTGCTGCCGGCTCTCAATCCCCTGCAATGGGGGACGACGCGGCTTACTGTAGCCCAGCAGTTCACCCCAATGCCCGTCACGGCCTTGGCGAAAAAGCTCTTTGTATTTAAAAACGGCAATACCGACTACACCCAGTTCAACGGAGTGAGGCGCTTTGGTCCTTTCCAGGAAGGCCCGGCTGCCTGCACGTTCGTGTTTATCATGGAGGAGCGGTTTAAGAACTTCGCCAATAATCTGTTTCTGAGCCTCATTGGGAAGAAAAATCCGGATACTTTCCAAGGGATGAAGCAAATGTTTCAAGTAGACATTGGCAAGGAAAACGTGCAGCAAATACGCTTGCAAAACACGAGCGAAGCCGAATTACAGCAGGCCGTTGCTGCTGTCGCACAAGCTCGGACCGATAATCCTGACCGGAGTGTCATCGCCGTATTCATCGAAGAGAATAACCACGCCGAGGAGGAGGGGGTTTCCGAGACGTATTACTACTTGAAATATCACCTCACCCGGCTGCAAATCCCGGTGCAGGTGTTGAGCCACGAGAAAATCAGCGTGGAAAAAACACTCAAATGGTCTACCTCTAACATTGGGTTGGCTCTTTTTGCCAAGCTCGGCGGTATTCCGTGGGTAGTACGCCCCAGCATTTCGAACTGCTTGATATTGGGAATTGGTAGTGCCCATAAAAGAGGCACTGACGGCTCCATAGAACGTTATTTTGCTTACTCAGTATGCTTGGACTCCTCTGGAATCTATCGCAAGCTTGAAGTACTGGCTGACGACCATTCTCACGAGTCTTACCTGCAAGCGTTGCAGCGTAACCTAGTGGCTTTGCTACGCAGCCCGGAGTTTGCAAGCTATACCAAATGCGCCCTGCATCTGCCGTTCAAAATCAAATTTGAGGAAATCAACTCAATTAAGGCCGCAATTGCAACAGTCCGAAACATTGAATTCAAGGTGCTGAAAATCAATGTTAAGAATAAATTTATGGGATTTAGTGAGCACAACACTCGAACTCCCTATGCCAGTACGCTCCTTGAATTGAACGCCCACGAGTTTCTGGTTTGGTTCGAGGGGCTTCACGAAGGCAAAGAGGTATTAAACGAGCGTATCAGTCCGCCCGTGCACATCGAGTTTCTGAATTCCGAACATACCTCGAAGGAATCGGTGTATCCTTACTTACAGGACGTCATTAACCTGACCGGTACGAATTGGCGAGGCTTCAATGCGAAAGTGAAACCCATCTCCATTTACTACTCGGAAATAATCGCCCGTTACTGTACCTATTTCGAAGATTTCGATGATTTTCGTAAGGATATGTTGTCCCTAGATACCCCTTGGTTTTTGTAG
- the topA gene encoding type I DNA topoisomerase, with amino-acid sequence MKLIIVESPNKIKKIKGYAGPDYEVAASVGHIRDLPVGGGDIGIDREHGHALKYVVSDDKKAVVANLRRLAKAAGPQGVYLATDPDREGEAIAFHLCEVLGLDPRTTKRIAFQEITEKAIRAALAAPTTVDLHLVHAQEGRRAVDRLVGFTISPVLNRKLAAGLSAGRVQSVAVRLVVERERQIQQFSDAFTVPVVATLQTSHGEQLRARRTALPFAALDQAQAYLLQVGRGAGFGVLGVEKKPVERQPAPAFSTSTLQQEGVKKLRFTVQKVSDLAQKLFEGGHITYIRTDSVNLGEEATQQAQAQITAQFGAGQFQARQTKNKDGAQEAHEAIRPTHWEQAHAGDTPDEQALYRLIYTRALASQMLAAQYDQTTITLAPAADAADTYTSSTRVLTRPGYLAVYQDTEEEGEEPDDEAETTLQHPVQEGEALTLLKLEARQSFARPAKRYNEATLVADLEKQGIGRPSTYASILRTIFARKYIGTGSVAGKKLTAQVLTWQGGQLTTSQRSETLGADKDKLLPTATGTQVTEFLERNFPKVMEYKFTAGCEAVFDKIARGQQTYQQFVPMFDKNLLGWVAAADQLTPDRAELQKRLVGHFEGTEMLVGTGKNGPYILHAEKYYNIPESISPAQLSEAQAQDLITQRRASAPREVGLHEGKPVVVGQGPKGVYLKWREQYFNVPAGISAAAVTPALAVNYLIKAQAEAAKNVLAIVGKYTIGRNEWGLYVTDGEVKAKFKPDCTEAQARATTAEQAAEMIKSYKAWKKKNAGRK; translated from the coding sequence ATGAAGCTTATTATCGTCGAAAGCCCCAACAAGATTAAGAAAATCAAGGGCTATGCGGGCCCCGATTACGAGGTGGCCGCCTCCGTGGGCCACATTCGGGATTTGCCCGTGGGCGGGGGCGACATTGGGATTGACCGCGAGCACGGCCACGCCCTGAAATACGTCGTCAGCGACGATAAAAAAGCCGTGGTGGCCAATCTGCGCCGCCTGGCCAAAGCCGCCGGCCCCCAGGGCGTGTACCTGGCCACTGACCCCGACCGGGAAGGCGAGGCCATTGCCTTTCACCTCTGCGAGGTGCTGGGCCTCGACCCGCGCACAACCAAGCGTATTGCCTTTCAGGAAATCACCGAGAAGGCCATCAGGGCCGCGCTGGCTGCGCCCACCACGGTGGACCTGCACCTGGTGCACGCCCAGGAGGGCCGCCGGGCCGTGGATAGGCTGGTGGGCTTCACCATCAGTCCAGTGCTGAACCGCAAGCTGGCGGCCGGCCTCTCGGCAGGCCGGGTGCAGTCGGTGGCCGTGCGCCTGGTGGTGGAGCGGGAGCGGCAGATTCAGCAGTTCAGCGACGCATTCACCGTGCCGGTGGTGGCGACGCTGCAAACCAGCCACGGCGAGCAGTTGCGTGCCCGTCGCACGGCCCTGCCCTTCGCCGCGCTCGACCAGGCGCAGGCCTACTTGCTGCAGGTCGGCCGCGGTGCGGGCTTTGGCGTGCTGGGCGTGGAGAAAAAGCCGGTGGAGCGCCAGCCCGCGCCGGCTTTTTCGACCTCGACGCTGCAACAGGAAGGCGTGAAAAAGCTTCGGTTCACCGTGCAGAAGGTGTCGGACCTGGCCCAGAAGCTGTTCGAGGGCGGCCACATCACCTATATCCGCACAGACAGCGTGAACCTGGGCGAGGAGGCTACCCAGCAGGCCCAGGCGCAGATTACGGCGCAGTTCGGGGCTGGCCAGTTCCAGGCCCGCCAAACCAAAAACAAGGACGGCGCGCAGGAAGCCCACGAGGCTATCCGCCCCACCCACTGGGAGCAGGCCCACGCCGGCGACACGCCCGACGAGCAAGCCCTCTACCGGCTGATTTACACCCGCGCCCTGGCCTCGCAGATGCTGGCCGCGCAGTACGACCAGACCACGATAACCCTCGCGCCGGCGGCCGATGCCGCTGACACCTACACCAGCTCCACCCGCGTACTCACCCGCCCTGGCTACCTGGCCGTGTACCAAGACACTGAGGAAGAAGGGGAGGAGCCCGACGATGAGGCGGAAACGACCCTCCAGCATCCGGTGCAGGAGGGGGAGGCGCTGACGCTGTTAAAGCTGGAGGCCCGCCAGAGCTTTGCCCGGCCCGCCAAGCGCTACAACGAGGCCACCCTGGTCGCGGACCTGGAAAAGCAGGGCATTGGTCGGCCGAGCACCTACGCGTCTATCCTGCGCACCATTTTCGCCCGGAAGTACATCGGCACCGGTAGCGTGGCGGGCAAGAAGCTTACCGCGCAGGTGCTGACCTGGCAGGGCGGCCAGCTGACCACCAGCCAGCGCAGCGAAACACTGGGCGCGGATAAAGACAAGCTGCTGCCCACGGCCACCGGCACCCAGGTCACGGAGTTTCTGGAGCGCAATTTCCCCAAGGTGATGGAATACAAGTTCACCGCTGGCTGCGAGGCCGTGTTCGATAAGATTGCCCGGGGTCAGCAGACCTACCAGCAGTTCGTGCCGATGTTCGATAAAAACCTGCTGGGCTGGGTGGCCGCCGCCGACCAGCTCACCCCGGACCGGGCTGAGCTGCAAAAGCGCCTTGTGGGCCATTTTGAAGGCACGGAAATGCTGGTGGGCACCGGCAAAAACGGCCCCTATATCCTGCACGCCGAGAAATACTACAACATTCCCGAAAGCATCAGCCCCGCGCAGCTGAGTGAGGCCCAGGCCCAAGACCTCATTACCCAGCGCCGGGCGTCGGCTCCCCGCGAGGTGGGCCTGCACGAAGGCAAGCCGGTGGTGGTAGGGCAGGGGCCGAAAGGCGTTTACCTGAAGTGGCGCGAGCAGTATTTCAACGTGCCGGCCGGCATATCGGCCGCGGCCGTTACCCCGGCGCTGGCCGTCAACTACCTCATCAAAGCCCAGGCGGAGGCCGCCAAAAACGTGCTGGCCATCGTGGGCAAATACACCATCGGCCGCAACGAGTGGGGCCTTTACGTCACCGATGGGGAGGTAAAAGCTAAGTTTAAGCCCGACTGTACGGAAGCGCAGGCCCGGGCCACCACGGCCGAGCAGGCCGCCGAAATGATTAAAAGCTACAAAGCATGGAAGAAGAAAAACGCGGGCCGGAAGTAG
- a CDS encoding replication initiation protein codes for MQVLDNAATIANSTGLEIRQHNAITTARYEMTACEMDIVFYLLSLLKKEDRIGTFYRVKVLDLQHLTGRQWNYQQFLEATSALRTREYVIEDNKRILQVGLLASAEYMKGEGVIELEISEKIRPYLIDLKRNFTSFRLQAAFSLSSKYAKRIYQIASQWKDKAETRTFSLHDLKVMLALKDPKGVEPEQYTKVSMFQKYVLDVAVTQINQNTDLHIGYELIKKGRSFESIRFQIKQQEPHQLPLPFEQPLDDSRLQMARQRLAELDIRDTRLIEQILGEARMVDELFSFCYKLKTGKMKASTNPGGLFLTVVGLRKAQAAPAKK; via the coding sequence ATGCAAGTTCTTGACAATGCGGCTACTATAGCCAATTCCACTGGCCTCGAAATCCGGCAGCACAACGCCATCACGACGGCGCGCTACGAGATGACGGCCTGCGAGATGGACATTGTGTTCTATCTGCTCTCGTTGCTGAAGAAGGAAGACCGCATCGGCACCTTCTACCGGGTGAAAGTGCTGGACCTGCAGCACCTAACGGGTCGGCAGTGGAACTACCAGCAGTTCCTGGAGGCCACTTCGGCGCTGCGAACTCGGGAATACGTGATTGAGGATAACAAGCGCATCCTGCAGGTCGGCCTGCTGGCTTCGGCCGAGTACATGAAGGGTGAGGGTGTTATTGAGTTGGAAATCTCGGAGAAGATTCGACCCTATCTTATCGACTTAAAGCGCAACTTCACCTCGTTTCGCCTGCAGGCGGCCTTCAGCTTGAGCAGCAAGTACGCCAAGCGCATCTACCAGATTGCTTCGCAGTGGAAGGACAAGGCTGAAACCCGCACTTTCAGCCTGCACGACTTGAAGGTGATGCTGGCCCTGAAAGACCCCAAGGGGGTCGAGCCGGAGCAGTACACCAAGGTGTCCATGTTTCAGAAGTACGTGCTCGACGTGGCGGTGACTCAAATCAACCAGAATACGGACCTGCACATTGGCTACGAGCTCATCAAAAAGGGCCGCTCTTTCGAGAGTATCCGCTTTCAAATCAAGCAGCAGGAGCCTCATCAGCTGCCCCTGCCGTTTGAGCAGCCCCTGGATGACTCCCGGCTACAGATGGCGCGGCAGCGGCTGGCGGAACTCGATATCCGGGATACCCGGCTGATTGAACAGATTCTTGGCGAAGCCCGCATGGTCGATGAGCTTTTCTCCTTCTGCTACAAACTCAAAACCGGTAAGATGAAGGCTTCTACCAACCCCGGGGGCTTGTTTTTGACCGTAGTGGGACTGCGTAAAGCACAGGCTGCACCGGCCAAAAAGTAA